AACCGATTGTCTAGTTTATTCTGGATACTAATGTTCCGCGTGAGAACAGGTGAATATAAAAAGTAAGGAGGCTTATTCATGAATAATGAGTTAATAACAAGCCTTATTGAAGAAGTCACTCGCCGCGCGTTACTTGAAACTGGCGTAGAAGTAGAAGCATCCGGCCGCCACGTTCATTTAGATCGTGAAACAGTCGATGCACTATTTGGACCTGGGTATGAACTTACTCATTTCCGTGACCTATCTCAACCAGGTCAATATGTTTGTAAAGAAAGAATTAGCATCGTTGGACCAAAAAGCGTTATTCATAACGTTGTAATTTTAGGCCCAATTCGTAAAAAAACACAAGTAGAAATAAGCTCCACAGATGGTACGGCGCTTGGAATTAAAGCACCGGTTCGTGAAAGTGG
The sequence above is drawn from the Listeria monocytogenes genome and encodes:
- the eutD gene encoding ethanolamine utilization phosphate acetyltransferase EutD, which gives rise to MNNELITSLIEEVTRRALLETGVEVEASGRHVHLDRETVDALFGPGYELTHFRDLSQPGQYVCKERISIVGPKSVIHNVVILGPIRKKTQVEISSTDGTALGIKAPVRESGDIAGTPGILLLSAKNSVQLSEGLIVAKRHIHMTPADAEKQQVSQSEIVQVKINGDRPLIFDDVVVRISPDFATYMHIDYDEANACGFKKGIRGQIIKKTKAK